The Salvia miltiorrhiza cultivar Shanhuang (shh) chromosome 1, IMPLAD_Smil_shh, whole genome shotgun sequence genome has a window encoding:
- the LOC131014684 gene encoding auxin response factor 17, whose amino-acid sequence MQTPPRRPPPTMPSSSSSTAAAEVDAKIWRAVAGAAVRVPSVNSYVYYFPQGHLEQCSAAAAVTNRNFTLMRPWFPCQILSVRFLSDPASDQVYAKILLQPLQPLGPRPSNAAGGGAGDDDDVVSFAKILTRSDANNGGGFSVPRFCADMILPQLNFAADPPVQNLVLRDTHGHAWEFRHIYRGTPRRHLLTTGWSKFVNAKRLVAGDAVVFMKKRSTGELFVGIRRAERIGGDAAAEEAEAVAAIESAVRGMPFEAVYYPKAGSFDFVVMAEKVKDSLRMRWSAGMKVRMAVETDDASRLTWIQGIITAASTPAGIWCGSPWRMLQVDWDDAEGSQHVNKVSPWQVEYVQMSPLIDHDFPPTKRYRFLQDSGMISFEEKRPYPFSPANIFNFSHYQPAGMQGARRDHTANQLQPALHALQPVLVHNLQPLINNPQPAINNDADQELISVSTLLSIGSSYSCSDIVSPVSPGSEQSPLGQRPASFQLFGTTIQTSGAGGDCDCGGEGCDRCI is encoded by the exons atGCAGACGCCACCGCGACGTCCGCCGCCAACAATGCcttcatcctcatcctcaaccgccgccgccgaagTCGACGCCAAAATCTGGCGAGCAGTCGCCGGCGCCGCCGTGCGCGTTCCCTCCGTCAATTCCTACGTCTACTACTTCCCCCAGGGGCACCTGGAGCAGTGCTCCGCCGCTGCAGCCGTCACTAATCGCAATTTTACCCTAATGCGGCCGTGGTTTCCCTGCCAAATACTCTCCGTTCGATTCCTCTCTGATCCTGCCTCCGATCAGGTGTATGCCAAGATCCTCCTCCAGCCGCTGCAGCCGCTCGGTCCACGGCCGAGTAACGCCGCCGGCGGAGGCGCTGGAGACGACGACGACGTCGTCTCGTTCGCGAAGATCTTGACGCGGTCGGACGCGAACAACGGCGGTGGATTCTCGGTGCCTAGGTTTTGCGCGGACATGATCCTGCCGCAGCTCAACTTCGCGGCGGATCCGCCGGTGCAGAACCTGGTGCTGAGAGACACGCACGGCCATGCATGGGAGTTTCGGCACATCTACCGCGGCACGCCGCGGCGGCACCTGCTGACGACGGGGTGGAGCAAGTTCGTCAACGCGAAGCGCCTGGTCGCCGGCGACGCCGTCGTGTTCATGAAGAAGAGGTCGACGGGCGAGCTGTTCGTCGGGATACGGCGCGCGGAGAGAATAGGCGGCGACGCCGCGGCGGAGGAGGCCGAGGCGGTGGCGGCGATCGAGAGCGCGGTGAGGGGTATGCCGTTCGAGGCGGTGTACTACCCGAAGGCCGGGTCCTTCGACTTCGTGGTGATGGCGGAGAAGGTGAAGGACTCGCTGCGGATGCGGTGGAGCGCCGGAATGAAGGTGCGGATGGCGGTAGAGACCGACGACGCGTCGCGGCTGACGTGGATTCAAGGCATTATAACCGCCGCGTCGACGCCGGCCGGGATCTGGTGCGGCTCCCCCTGGCGCATGCTGCAG GTGGATTGGGACGACGCCGAAGGTTCGCAACATGTGAACAAAGTAAGCCCATGGCAAGTCGAATACGTCCAAATGTCTCCACTAATCGACCACGACTTCCCTCCGACCAAGAGGTACAGATTCCTGCAAGATTCCGGCATGATCTCCTTCGAAGAAAAGAGGCCCTACCCCTTCTCTCCGGCGAATATCTTCAACTTCTCTCATTATCAACCTGCCGGCATGCAGGGAGCCAGGCGAGATCACACGGCCAACCAACTCCAACCGGCTCTCCACGCCCTCCAGCCGGTGTTGGTCCACAATCTCCAACCGCTGATCAACAATCCCCAACCGGCAATCAACAACGACGCCGATCAAGAACTCATCTCTGTTTCCACGCTGCTCAGCATTGGGAGCTCCTACTCCTGCTCCGACATCGTGTCGCCGGTCAGCCCGGGCAGCGAGCAGTCCCCGCTCGGGCAGCGACCCGCCTCCTTCCAGCTGTTCGGGACGACCATCCAAACGTCCGGGGCCGGCGGAGACTGCGACTGCGGTGGAGAGGGATGCGACCGTTGCATATAG
- the LOC131014678 gene encoding probable eukaryotic translation initiation factor 5-1 — MALQNIGAGNKDDAFYRYKMPRMITKIEGRGNGIKTNIVNMVDIAKALGRPASYTTKYFGCELGAQSKFDEKTGTSHVNGSHDTSKLAGLLENFIKKFVQCYGCGNPETEIIITKSQMINLKCAACGFISEVDMRDKLTTFIIKNPPEAKKGGKDKKLRRAEKERLKEGEAADEELKKQKKEAAKKKASSGSSKDAVSKSSKKKSHNSDEDHSPAGSLKDDREAAEDSDDDVEWQTDTSSVAAQQTIQEQLNAVTASMVMLSANEEKQKSGKGSPAREGKSKGNGETNGKAASDNKDELFVLIKEYVSRGSSAAQLKSFLESLSGSRQQLVNAYFEALFEGAGKGFSKEVVKKKNYIIAALQDEDSQRHLLLAIEAFSGKASPEAVKEVALVLKALYDSDVLEEEFIVEWFGKGVTGANKSSPIWKNVKPFVEWLQNAESESEEE, encoded by the coding sequence ATGGCTTTGCAAAACATTGGTGCTGGGAACAAGGATGATGCCTTCTATAGGTATAAGATGCCCAGGATGATCACAAAAATTGAGGGCCGTGGTAATGGCATCAAGACCAACATAGTCAATATGGTTGACATTGCAAAGGCTTTGGGTAGGCCGGCCTCTTACACAACCAAGTACTTTGGCTGTGAGCTGGGAGCTCAATCCAAGTTTGATGAGAAGACTGGAACTTCCCATGTCAATGGATCTCATGATACTTCAAAGCTTGCTGGACTTCTTGAGAACTTCATCAAGAAATTTGTTCAGTGTTATGGCTGTGGGAACCCTGAAACTGAAATTATCATCACTAAGTCACAGATGATCAACCTCAAATGTGCTGCTTGCGGTTTTATATCAGAGGTTGATATGAGGGACAAGCTCACAACATTCATCATCAAGAACCCTCCCGAGGCCAAGAAAGGAGGGAAGGACAAGAAATTGAGGAGGGCTGAGAAAGAGCGACTCAAGGAAGGAGAGGCAGCTGATGAAGAGCTGAAGAAGCAAAAGAAAGAGGCTGCAAAGAAGAAGGCATCATCTGGTAGTTCCAAGGATGCTGTATCGAAATCTTCCAAGAAGAAATCCCACAACTCTGATGAGGACCATTCTCCAGCTGGTAGCCTAAAGGATGATCGTGAAGCGGCGGAGGACAGTGATGATGACGTCGAGTGGCAGACTGACACTTCTTCTGTGGCTGCACAACAAACGATCCAAGAACAGCTGAATGCCGTTACTGCTAGTATGGTCATGCTGTCAGCCaatgaggagaagcaaaagtCAGGTAAGGGCTCCCCTGCAAGGGAAGGGAAATCCAAAGGTAATGGAGAGACAAATGGGAAAGCTGCATCTGACAATAAAGATGAGCTCTTTGTCTTGATAAAGGAGTATGTGAGCAGGGGTTCCTCCGCAGCCCAACTCAAATCATTCCTTGAGTCTCTCTCCGGCTCTCGCCAGCAGCTCGTGAATGCTTACTTTGAAGCCCTATTTGAGGGAGCTGGAAAAGGGTTTTCCAAAGAGGTCGTGAAGAAGAAGAACTATATCATTGCTGCACTCCAGGATGAGGACTCACAGCGCCATCTGCTTCTCGCCATTGAAGCCTTCTCTGGGAAAGCATCCCCTGAGGCTGTGAAGGAGGTCGCTCTGGTCTTGAAGGCGTTGTACGACAGCGATGTGCTGGAGGAGGAGTTCATTGTGGAATGGTTCGGGAAGGGTGTGACGGGTGCAAATAAAAGCTCCCCAATCTGGAAGAATGTCAAACCATTCGTGGAGTGGCTGCAGAACGCAGAATCTGAATCTGAAGAAGAGTAA
- the LOC131014692 gene encoding phosphoglucan, water dikinase, chloroplastic: MDYPFTLPCKFTSSSSVIASRNNLICPINNTPSKSFSKRAGILGPDGKNLGFFSIRPLKRGDSAKMTVTAVSSVEPREGMKEEKREEKQSKKLGGDKVRLKLRLDHQVEFGEHVAVLGSAKEFGSWKKEVMMTWTESGWVCCMDLKRPEEAVEYKFVIVGQDKKLNWEHGNNRVLKIAERGSFSVVCKWGKTTEEVKLLPWEGEDEQEVEARGSENGKSVASAVEEGVAASSFVDQWQGKDVSFHRSQDNLDGEKKIRWETSGLEGISLKLVEGDRSGRNWWRKLEVVRELVAENIDSEKRLEALTYSAIYLKWINTGQIPCFEDGGHHRPNRHAEISRLIFRDLERISSRKDTSLQELLVIRKIHPCLPSFKAEFTASVPLTRIRDIAHRNDIPHDLKQEIKHTIQNKLHRCAGPEDLVATEAMLARITKNPGQYNEAFVQQFKIFHQELKDFFNAGSLEEQLESIKDSLGQSSALPQFLESKKALDNISTNDISKTEWIRVLMKTIQSLDNLRQEIAKGLDSGLRNDAPDAAIAMRQKWRLCEIGLEDYSFVLLSRFVNALEAVGGAHWLAESVEQKNATSWSEPLNALVASIHQLGVSGWKPDECKAIGNELIAWQNRGLLETEGSENGMRIWGLRLKATLDRAKRLTEEYSEALLNVFPERVQTLGNAFGVPDNTVRTYAEAEIRAGVIFQVSKLCTLLLKAVRNVLGSQGWDILVPGDAVGTLIQVESIVPGSIPSSVTGPVILVVNRADGDEEVTAAGANITGVILMQELPHLSHLGVRARQERVVFVTCEDDEKVSDIRNLSGKFVRLEASPAGVSLAQASAESNNGNIPVGNKPTDVSFKAEQNSTSSDTETTSDINTGMSSGGVIAIEDAKVQDSGAKAASCGRLASLAAASNKVYNEGGVPASFNTPKGAVIPFRSMELALERNGSMETYVSLLESIETAEIDGELDRLCNQLQELISSLNPSKETIETISKLFPDSARLIVRSSANVEDLAGMSAAGLYESIPNVSPSNPIVFGHAIGRVWASLYTRRAVLSRRAAGVPQDQAVMAVLVQEMLSPDLSFVLHTVSPTDKNKDVVEAEIAPGLGETLASGTRGTPWRLASGKFDGVVQTLAFANFSEEMVVRSGGPVDGEVIKLTVDYSKKPLTIDPSFRQQLGRRLGVVGFFLEQKFDGPQDIEGCLVGKDIYIVQTRPQPL, encoded by the exons ATGGACTACCCATTTACGTTGCCATGCAAATTCACTTCTAGTTCAAGTGTTATTGCTTCAAGAAATAATCTTATATGCCCAATAAATAACACCCCATCAAAATCCTTCTCTAAGAGAGCTGGGATTCTTGGTCCTGATGGAAAAAATCTTGGCTTTTTTTCGATTAGACCTCTCAAAAGAGGGGATTCTGCTAAAATGACCGTTACTGCCGTTTCTTCGGTTGAACCCAG GGAAGGAATGAAGGAAGAAAAGAGAGAAGAGAAGCAGTCTAAGAAGTTGGGTGGCGATAAGGTGAGGTTGAAGCTCAGGCTAGACCACCAGGTCGAGTTTGGGGAGCATGTCGCAGTGTTGGGGTCCGCTAAGGAGTTTGGGTCGTGGAAGAAGGAGGTGATGATGACATGGACAGAGAGTGGATGGGTTTGTTGTATGGATTTGAAGAGACCCGAGGAGGCCGTGGAGTATAAGTTTGTGATAGTAGGTCAGGATAAGAAGTTGAATTGGGAACATGGAAATAACCGAGTCTTGAAGATTGCAGAAAGGGGGAGTTTTTCTGTTGTTTGTAAGTGGGGCAAGACTACAGAGGAGGTGAAGCTGCTGCCTTGGGAGGGGGAAGACGAGCAAGAAGTGGAGGCGAGAGGGAGTGAGAATGGGAAGAGTGTTGCTTCTGCAGTAGAAGAGGGTGTTGCTGCTAGTTCATTTGTGGACCAATGGCAGGGGAAGGATGTCTCGTTTCATCGCTCACAGGATAACCTGGATGGAGAGAAGAAGATACGCTGGGAGACTTCGGGTCTCGAAGGAATTTCGCTCAAGTTGGTTGAAGGTGACCGCAGTGGACGGAACTGGTGGCGGAAG CTTGAAGTTGTTCGAGAGCTTGTGGCTGAAAACATCGACAGTGAAAAGCGCTTGGAAGCTCTTACATATTCAGCAATATATCTGAAG TGGATAAACACAGGTCAGATTCCTTGCTTCGAAGATGGGGGTCATCATCGACCAAACAGGCACGCGGAGATTTCCAGGCTTATATTCCGTGACCTGGAACGAATCTCCAGCAGGAAAGACACTTCACTTCAG GAGCTTCTCGTTATCCGCAAGATTCATCCTTGCTTGCCGTCTTTCAAGGCAGAGTTCACAGCATCTGTTCCCCTAACGAGGATTCGAGACATTGCTCACAGGAATGACATCCCTCATGACCTCAAG CAAGAAATCAAGCATACGATACAAAACAAGCTTCATCGATGTGCGGGCCCTGAGGATTTAGTTGCCACAGAGGCAATGCTTGCGAGAATCACGAAGAATCCCGGACAATATAATGAAGCTTTTGTTCAGCAGTTCAAGATATTCCATCAAGAGCTTAAAGATTTTTTCAACGCTGGAAG TCTGGAAGAACAGCTGGAATCAATCAAAGATTCACTGGGTCAGAGCTCAGCCCTACCTCAGTTTTTAGAATCTAAAAAG GCACTGGATAATATCAGTACAAATGATATTTCTAAAACTGAATGGATAAGAGTATTGATGAAAACTATACAATCTTTGGACAATCTCCGCCAAGAAATCGCAAAGGGTCTTGATAGCGGGCTTAGAAACGACGCCCCTGATGCTGCAATAGCAATGCGGCAAAAG TGGCGGCTATGCGAGATTGGACTTGAAGACTATTCGTTTGTTCTTCTAAGCAG GTTTGTCAATGCACTCGAAGCTGTTGGTGGGGCCCACTGGCTTGCGGAGAGTGTAGAACAAAAGAATGCTACTTCTTGGAGCGAGCCACTCAATGCTCTAGTCGCCAGCATACATCAGTTGGGCGTATCAGGATGGAAGCCCGACGAGTGCAAAGCTATAGGAAACGAGCTTATAGCTTGGCAAAATAGAGGTCTTCTGGAAACCGAAG GCAGCGAAAATGGTATGAGAATATGGGGTTTGAGGCTTAAAGCTACACTTGATAGAGCTAAGAGACTAACTGAAGAATACTCTGAGGCACTTCTTAATGTATTCCCTGAAAGAGTTCag ACGTTGGGAAACGCCTTTGGAGTTCCTGATAACACAGTTAGGACGTATGCTGAAGCTGAGATCCGTGCTGG TGTGATTTTTCAGGTTTCCAAACTGTGCACCCTTCTTCTGAAGGCTGTTAGGAACGTTCTCGGGTCTCAGGGGTGGGATATTCTTGTACCGGGAGATGCTGTTGGAACCCTCATCCAG GTGGAGAGCATCGTTCCTGGGTCGATACCATCATCTGTAACGGGACCTGTTATTCTAGTCGTAAACAGAGCTGATGGAGATGAAGAG GTAACAGCTGCTGGAGCTAATATTACCGGAGTCATCCTTATGCAGGAGCTGCCTCATTTATCTCATCTTGGTGTCCGAGCGCGGCAA GAAAGGGTTGTTTTTGTGACCTGTGAAGATGATGAGAAAGTTTCTGATATCAGAAATCTTAGTGGGAAATTTGTGAG GTTGGAAGCGTCGCCTGCAGGGGTCAGCTTGGCTCAAGCTTCAGCAGAGAGCAACAACGGTAACATTCCAGTGGGAAATAAACCAACTGATGTTTCCTTCAAGGCAGAACAAAACAGCACGTCCTCGGATACAGAGACTACATCAGACATCAATACG GGTATGTCGTCTGGAGGTGTTATAGCGATTGAGGATGCTAAAGTTCAAGATTCCGGTGCAAAGGCTGCATCGTGTGGTCGCCTAGCTTCGTTGGCTGCTGCTTCGAACAAAG TATATAATGAAGGAGGAGTTCCTGCGTCGTTCAACACCCCGAAGGGAGCGGTGATCCCGTTCCGTTCCATGGAACTGGCCTTGGAACGCAACGGGTCAATGGAGACCTATGTCTCACTTCTCGAGAGCATAGAAACGGCTGAGATCGACGGAGAGCTCGACCGGCTGTGTAACCAGCTGCAGGAGCTCATTTCTTCTTTGAATCCTTCGAAAGAAACCATCGAAACCATATCGAAACTATTTCCGGATAGCGCGCGGCTGATAGTCCGTTCGAGTGCTAATGTCGAGGACTTGGCTGGGATGTCGGCTGCGGGGCTGTACGAGTCGATCCCGAATGTTAGCCCGTCTAATCCGATCGTCTTTGGACACGCCATCGGCCGTGTCTGGGCATCGCTCTACACCCGCAGAGCCGTGCTGAGCCGCAGAGCAGCCGGCGTGCCGCAGGACCAAGCCGTGATGGCGGTACTGGTGCAGGAAATGCTCTCGCCGGACCTCTCGTTTGTGCTCCACACGGTCAGCCCGACGGACAAGAACAAGGACGTAGTCGAGGCGGAGATCGCCCCGGGGCTCGGGGAAACCCTAGCTTCGGGCACGAGGGGCACACCGTGGAGGCTCGCCTCCGGGAAGTTTGACGGGGTGGTGCAGACGCTGGCGTTCGCCAACTTCAGCGAGGAGATGGTGGTGCGCAGCGGCGGCCCCGTCGATGGGGAGGTCATAAAGCTGACGGTGGACTACAGCAAGAAGCCCTTGACCATTGATCCCAGCTTCCGGCAGCAGCTCGGCCGGAGGCTCGGAGTTGTCGGGTTCTTCCTCGAGCAGAAGTTCGACGGCCCACAGGACATCGAAGGGTGTTTGGTCGGGAAAGATATCTACATCGTGCAGACACGTCCGCAGCCGCTCTAA